The sequence AGGCTGCCCAGCGGCGACACGGCGGTGATGGTGACCCGCTACAAGGACGTCAGGAGGCTGTTCGCGGACGAACGGCTGAGCAAGAACATAGCCAGGCCGGGTGTCGCGAGGATCTCCGCCGACAACGAGCTGTTCGTCGACCCCGAGATCGACGCCGACCCGCCGGACCACACGCGGATGCGCGGCCTGGTGACCAAGGCGTTCACCGCGCGCCGGATAGAGCTGCTGCGCCCGTTCGCGCAGGCGATCACCGATGACCTGATGGAGAAGATGGCGGAGGGGCGGGGGCCGGTCGATCTGAACGAGGCGCTCGCCTTCCCGCTGCCGATCCTGGTGATCTGCAAGCTGCTCGGCATCCCGCCCGAGGACAGGAACAAGTTCCGCAGGCTGGTGGACGGATTCCTCTCGGTGACCAAGCTGCCGCCGGAGGAGGTCGAGGAATGCCGCAAGGGCCTGTGGGACTATCTCGTCGAGCTGATCGCGGCCAAGCGGGCGGATCCGGAGGACGACCTGATCGGCGCCCTGATCAAGGCCCGGGACGAGGACGACAACCGGCTCTCCGAGCACGAGCTGCATTTCTGGACGCAGAGCCTGCTCATCGCCGGCTACGTCACCACGGCGAGCCAGATCGGCACCGGGACCGCCGTGCTGCTGCACCGGCGGGATCTGGTCGAGGAGATCCGGGCCGACTACTCGCTGGTGCCGTCGGCGGTGGAGGAACTGCTGCGGACGCAGATCATGGGGTCCTCGATCGGCACCCTGCGCTACGCGCTGACGGACATCGAGCTGTCCGACGGCACGACGATCAAGAGCGGGTCCAGCGTCCTGCTGTCGGAAGAGTCGGCCAACATGGACGAGAGCGTCTTCACCGACCCCTTCACGCTGGACATCCGGCGTAAGGAGAACCACCACATGACCTTCGGCGCCGGCATCCACTACTGCGTGGGGGCGGCGCTGGCCCGGATGGAGCTCCAGGTCGCGACCGAGAGCCTGCTGCGCCGGTTCCCCGGCATCCGCCTCGCGGTCCCCGCCGACGATATGCCCCGGGGCCTCGGCGGATTCATGGAGGGCTTCAGCGAGATCCCGGTCACCTGGTGAGCGGGTGATCCGAGCCGGCGCAGGTCCCTCCGGAACGCGGCCGGCCTGCTACCCCATGGAGGTGGACGGATGACGTACGGCGACGCGGCGGCCGAGCGGCGCACCGCTCTTGTCACCGGAGCCAACCGCGGCATCGGCCGCGCGGTCGCCGCCGAGCTGTACGGCCGGGGCCTGCGGGTGGTGGTGACCGCGCGGAACGCCGACGAGGCCCGCGCAGCGGCCGCCGGGATCGGTCCCGGCGCGCGCTCGCACGAGCTGGACATCACGGATCCGGACGGCGCCGCCCGGTTGAGCAAGGAGACGGGCCCGGTCGACGTGCTGGTGTGCAACGCCGGCGTGCTGCTGGACGCGGGCACCGATCCGCTGTCGGCGCCGCTCGAACTCGTCGAGCAGACGTTGCGGGTGAATCTGCTCGGGTCGTGGCGGGTGGCGCAGGCGTTCGTGCCGCCCATGGTCGGCCGGGGGTGGGGCCGCGTGGTGCTGGTCTCCAGCGGCACCACCGCCGAGTTCGGCGGCGCCCTGTTCACCGGCGCGCCTGGCTACTCGATCTCGAAGAGCGCGCTGAACGGGCTCACGACGATGCTGGCCGCCCAGACCGCGGGGTCGGGAGTGCTGGTGAACGCGGTGAACCCGGGACGGGTGCGCACCAGGATGATGCCGACCCAGCAGACCACTCCCGAAGAGGCGGCCCGGTTCATCGCCGACGTGGCGACCCTTCCAGCCGACGGGCCGACCGGGCAGTTCCTCACCGAGAGACGCGGCCAGGGCTGAGGCCCGCGTCCCAAGAACAGGAGACGGCATGGAATTCGACCTTTCCGGTAAGAAGGCCGTGGTCACCGGGGCCGGCGCCGGGATCGGGCTGGCAGTCGTACAGGCACTCGCCTCGGCGGGCGCGGACGTGTTCGGCGGAGCACGCACCATCACCCCGGAGCTGCTCGCCGCCACCCCGCACGTGTTCGAGGTCGACCTCGTCACCCCGAAAGGGCCGCAGCTGCTGGTGGACCGGGCGCTCGCCGAGTTCGGCGGCGTCGACATACTCGTCAACAACGTCGGTGGCGGCGTGAAGCTGGCGTCCGGCTTCCTCGACATCGATGACGACGTCTGGCAGCACGCGTTCGAGCTCAACGTCTTCACCACGATACGGGCGACCCGCGCGGCGCTGCCCAGCCTGATCGAACGCAACGGCGCGATCGTCAACATCGGGTCGATGAACGCGAGCATGGTGGATCCCCGCCTCGCCCACTACTCCGCGGCCAAGGCCGCGCTCGCCAACATCGGCAAGGCGCTCTCCGCGGAGTTCAGCTCGCTGGGCGTCCGCGTCAACACCATCTCTCCCGGGCCGGTACGGACCAGGCTCTGGACGAATCCGGAGATCGCGCGGAGAGCCGGGCTGTCACCGGAGGAGTTTCTCGCGTCGGTCCCCAAGATGGCCGGGCTGTCCACCGGCAAGATAATCGAACCCGACGAGGTGGCGGCGCTGGTGGTGCTGCTGGCGTCCGGCAAGGTGCGGAGCATAACGGGTTCGGACTACACGATCGACGCCGGCATGGCCCCTCCGGCGCACTACAACCGCCCGGCGTGAACGGTCCCGCCGCGCGCCGGTGACATCCTGCGAGCGGTGTGAACGCCGCGGCCGGGGGCGGGTGTCCAGCCCGCCCCCGGCCGCGGCGGTCGTCGTCCGCGGGTCAGCCCGCCGTGCCGAGGAGCCGGTGGAGCGTGTCGGTGAGCAGCGCCGCGGGGTCTCCGCCCGGGGCGGCGCTCCGCCAGGCCACGTAGCCGTCGGGGCGGACGAGCACCGCGCCGTCACGGCCGAGGTCGTAACGGGACTGCCAGTTGCCGTCGAGGTCGATCAGCTCGGCGCCGGCCGAGGCCGAGCCGACGCGGTAGGCCCGCAGCGGGATGGAGGTCCGGCCGGCGACCTCGCGCACCGCGTCCGTCCACGCGGTGCCGGCGGATCCGGTGAGCAGGACGAAGGCATCGTGGAAGAGGTCGTGCACGGCGATCGGGCCGCCGTCCAGGCCGAGCCGGAGATGCGGAGCGCGCGTGCCGGGGACGGCCCGCTGTTCCAGCTTGTCGCCGTAGACCGTGTCGTGCCCGGCGCCGGCGACCGCCGAGGACCGGTACCGCTGGCCGAGGGTGCACAGCACGTCGTCCACGTCGTCCCCGTCCGGGTCGCCGCCGAACCGGGCCTGCTGGCGCCGTACGGTGATGTCCGCCAGGGCCTCCGCGACCGGACGGCGCTCGGCTCCGTAGGTGTCGAGCAGGCTGTCAGCCGCCCAGCCGTTGATCGCGGCGGCGAGCTTCCAGGCCAGGTTGTGGGCGTCCTGCACGGCGGCGTTCGCCCCCATCGCGCCGGCCGGCGGCCACACGTGCGCGCTGTCCCCGGCGAGGAAGACCCGGCCGCTGCGGAACCGGTCGGCGACCCCGACCGCCTCCTCCCAGCTCGCGATGTCCAGGATCCTGACGGCGACGTCCCGGCCGATGACCGCCCTCGCCACCTCGGCGCACCGCTCGGGCGTGAAGCCGGCCGCCGACTCCTTCCCGGGGTCGTAGGTGACACTGATCGCCCACTGGTCCGGGACCGCCGTGGTGAGGAACGAGCCGAGGCCGATCTCGGGGTTGACGACGATCCAGAACAGGGCCCTCTTCCTCACGATCTCCGACAGGTCGGCCTCGACGACGAAGGTCACCCAGTGCTGGGTGACACCCGGCCCGGAGCGGGCGACACCCAGCCGCCGCCCGATGGTGCCGCGGAAGCCGTCGGCCGCGATGAGGTAGTCCGACCGCACGGTGCGCCGTCGCCCGGTGGCGCGGTCCTCGGTCACCGCCGTGACGCCGTCGGCGTCCGCCTCGACCGAGACGCACTGCGTGCCGAACCGGATGTCGGCGCCTTCGCCGCGCGCGGCGTCGATCAGGATGGGCTCCACGCTGCGCTGGTCGGCCATGCCGAACTCGCAGGCGGTCAGCTCGGGCAGTGCACCGCGCGTGTCCTCCTCCAGGATCCAGTCCCATTCGCCCGCGAGGCTCTCGCAGCGGACCACGCCCGCCTCCTCGTCAAAGGGCCGGCCGACCTCCCTGATGCGCGCCTCTATGCCGAGCGGGCGGTAGATCTCCATGGTCCGCTGGTTGATCCCGCGCGCGCGGCCCTGGATGGACACGGCCGGATGGCGGTCCACCAGCACCGAGCGCACACCGTGGTGCGACAGGAACAGTGAGGATGCCAGGCCCGCGTATCCGCCGCCGACGATGAGGACCGGCGTGGTCTCGTCATGCGCCGTCATTTCGCCCTCCCTTTTCCGGTGCTTTTCCAGCGCGCCAACCGGTTACTCGGCATATTCGACCTCCAGCCTTCCTCCTGTGAGGTTTTCACGGCCGGCTCGAACATCGCTGGGGCGGTTGGACGACGCCCGCGGCCGACCGCCGTTCGAGCCGCGTCCGAGCTCGGCCGCGCATTCTCGGCACATCAACGGATGCCGAGGGAGAATGCGATGCCGTTCGTAGCGATCACTTATGACATAAAAGGCGGGAATGAGGACAGGGTCGCCGAGGTCTTCAGTAATTTCCAGCGGCCGAGATCCGCTGTGGTCCCCGGCGCCGACGGCGGGCAGGCCGGCCGGATCCTGGCCACCGCGGTGTTCATCAGGGACAGCCTGCTGGTGCGGTTCATCGAGTTCGAAGGCGACCTGGACGCGGTGGCGCGGCACATGGCCGCCCAGCCGGGCGTTCAGGAGGTGGAGCGCAAGCTCAGGCCGTACCTCAACTCGCCGCGCGACACCACCACGGTCGAGGGGTTCGTCCGGACGTTCAAGAGCAGCATGCTGCGCTGCGTCACCCAGCTGTCCGTGCCCCGGCAGCTCGCCTAGGCCGGCGGTTCGAGGACGGCTCCAGCCGGTCTCGAGGGGGAGAGCCGTGGCGGGCGCGCCGGGGGATCCGCGACGCGCCCGCCACAGCCGGCTTCCGCCGTGGCAGGGCCGGGCGGACCGCCGACGGCCGCCGGGGGAGGAGGCGGGGCCGCCGGCCGGGGGCGTCTCGGAGGCGGATCAGCTCCGCCGGAAGCAGGCCACGGCCAGGGCGGAGAACACGATCATGATGCCGGCGGCCCATATCAGGGAGTGCGTGACGTAGTACGCGGCGCTGTGGCCGAGGAAGTCCCGGGAGCGGTCGCCGAGGGTGAGCGCCCGTACGGCGTTGGCCATCCACGTGACCGGCTGGTTGTCGGCGAACGCGCGCAGCCAGCCCGGCATGGTCTCGACCGGCACGTACGCGCTCGACCCGAAGGTCAGCGGGAAGACGAGCATCGCCATGCCCTGCGCGGCCTGGCCGTTCCCGGCGACCAGTCCGAGGGTGATGAAGACCCAGCTGAAGGCGAGCCCGAACACCAGGCACAGCCCGAACGCCGCCAGCCCCTGCGGGATCGAGCCGTGCAGGCGGAAGCCGATGGCGAAACCGACCAGCGTCGCGACCGCCAGGCTCCAGGTGAGCACCACGCTGTCGGCGAGCACGCGTCCGGTCAGCACGGCCGCGGACGGGAACGGCAGCGAGCGCAGGCGGTCGACGAACCCCCTCTGGAGGTCCTCGGCCATCACGACAGCGGTGCCGATGAGGGTGAAGGGCACTCCGGCGGCGATGAAGCCGGGAACGGCGAAGTCGACGTAGGGCAGGCCCCGGCTGGTCCCGAACGCGCCGCCGAAGACGTAGCGGAAGGTCACCAGGAAGCCCACGAGCTGCACGGTGCCGACGATGACGAGCTGGGGCGTCCGCAGGAAGGTCAGCACGGCCCGCCTGGCGACGAGGAACGTGCCGGTCACCAGGCCGGCCCTGCGCCGGCCGGCAGCCGTGACGGAGGTCATGGCCGTCTCCTCTCCCGATCTCACCGCATCGCCTCACCGCGTGCGCCGAGCGTCCCGTCCACCGCGTCCTGGCCGGTCAGCGCGAGGAAGACCTCTTCGAGGCCGGGCTGGCGCACGCTGACGCCGGAGAGCTCCACCCCCGTGTCCTCGACGGCCCGCAGGCCGGCGAGCAGCCCCCCGACGGCGTCCCCGTCGCCCGCGCCCACGCTGACGCGGCGGGTCGCCTCGTCGACCTGGGGCGCGGCGTGACCGGGGTGGGCCAGGGCGGCGGCGACCGCCGCCAGGTCCGCGCGGTCGCGCACGTGCACCTCCAGCACGTTGCCGCCGACACGCCGCTTCAGCTCGGCGGGGGGCCCGGAGGCCACCGCCCGCCCGTGGTCGATGATCACGATGTGGCCGGCCAGGCGTTCCGCCTCGTCCAGGTACTGGGTGGTGAGCAGCACGTCGGTGCCTTGTTCGACGAGACCGTCGATCGCGTCCCACAGCTCGATGCGGGAGCGCGGGTCCAGGCCGGTCGTCGGCTCGTCCAGCAGCAGCAGGCGGGGCGTGCTCACCAGGCTGGCTCCCAGGTCCAGCTTGCGCCGCATCCCGCCCGAATAGGTCCGCGCGAGCCGGTCGGCGTCACCCGCGAGGCCGAAACGCTCAAGGACGCGTGCGGCGCTGGTACGGGCCGTACGGGCCGGCTGGCCGTAGAGCCGCGCCACCATCTCCAGGTTCTCCCGTCCGGTCATGGCCGGCTCCACCGAGGCGTACTGGCCCGCGAGCCCGATCGCGCGGCGGACCTCCTCCGGCTCGCGCCGCACATCGAAGCCCGCCACCCGCAGCGTGCCGCCGTCGAGGCGCAGCAGGGTCGCCACCGCCCGGACGAATGTCGTCTTCCCGGCGCCGTTGGGGCCCAGGACCGCCACGACCTGTCCCGGTTCGACCGCGAGATCAAGCCCGTCCAGAGCCGTTTTCCTGCCAAAACGCTTGACCAGTCCCCGCGCCTCGATCGTGAGCTCCGCCATTGCATCACCTCGAACTTCGCCTCAGCGTAAAACGTCATTCTGTTTATGGCCCACCGGCCCGTCAAGCAATATCCGGAACGGCATTCAGGCCGGGCATTCTTTTTATTCCGTCCAATTCACCCGGGGCCGCCCTCCCGCCGACGCGCCGGAAATCGACGCCATTTCCCGGCCCGTACGGCGGGCCGGCGCCCGTCCCGCGGGAGTTCCCCGCGACTTTCCGGGGGAGGCCCCCGGTCCGCCGTCCGTGACGAGGAGGACGAGGAGATGGTGACCGCCCGGCCTTGAGCGGCGGTGGAGGCGTCGACAAGCGGCAGGTGCTGCCATGGGCGGATGCGCATACTCTTCACTGCCTGGGCATGGCCGTCACACCTGTACGCGATGGTTCCGGTCGCGTGGGCGTGCCGGGCCGCCGGCCACGAGGTGCTGGTGGCAAGCCAGCCGGAGCTCACCGATGCGATCTCACGCACCGGCCTGCCCGGCGCGTCGGTCGGCCGCGACGTGGACGCGGTGGCGACCTTCCGGGACATCGCGCTGCCGCCGCCGGGGCGGCAGCCGGGCGCAGGCGGCCCGCGTGTCCTCGGCCTGCTGACCGCGCTGGCGGAGGCCATGGTCGACGACCTCGTCGAACTCGGCAGGAGCTGGCGCGCCGACCTCATCGTGTTCGAGCCCACGGCCTTCGCCGGGCCGCTGGCGGCCGCCGCGCTGGGCATCCCGGCCGTGCGGCACCTGTACGGCACCGACCTCATGAGCGTCGTCGGACGGTTCCTCCCGGACGCGCTCGGCCCGCTGTCCGGGAAGCTGGGCCTGGACACCGTCGACCCGTTCGGCGTGGCGACCGTGGACCCGTGCCCCGCCGGGCTTCAGGTGCCCCTCGGCTCCCGGCGGCTGCCGGTGCGCTACGTCCCGTACAACGGCCCGGGCATGCTGCCGCCGGAGCTACCGGCGCCGTCCGGCCGCCCGCGCGTGTGCGTCACCTGGGGCACCACGCTGAGCCGCGTGGACCCCGGGCTCTTCCTCGCAGGCCAGGCCGTACGGGCGATCAGCGCGCTTGAGGTGGACGTGGTGGTGGCCGTCACGCCCGGCCAGCGGGCACTGCTCGGCCCGCTGCCGCCCGAGGTGCGCGTCGCCGAATCCGCGCCGCTGCATCTGCTGCTCCCCACCTGCGACGCCGTGGTCGCCCACGGCGGCGCGGGCACGCTGCTGACCGCCGTGGCACACGGCCTGCCGCAGCTCCTCCTCCCGCGCCTGCCCGACCACGTGCGCCACGCGGGCCGGCTCGCCGAGGCGGGGGCCGGCACCGTGCTCGCGGCGCCGGTGGAGGACCCGGCGGCGATCGGCGACCGGCTGGCCGAGCTGCTGGCCACGCCCGCCTACCGGGCCGCCGCGGAGGAGCTGCGGCAGGAGATGCGCGGCCAGCCGTCGCCGGCGCGGGTCGTGCGCGAGCTCGAACTCCTCGCGACGGGTGCCGCCCGGCCGTGACCGGCACCGGCCGCTGTCGAGCCGTTCACGAGCCACTCTCGATCTTCCGGTGCGAGCCTCTGAACGAGACCGGCCGGGTTGACCTCCTCCCCTCTTCGAGGGGAGGGGATTCCCACGGACGCCCGTGAGACTTCCTGCTTCACCGCCGGTCGCCCGCCAGGAGGGAGTCTCCGTTGAGGTCTTACACCGGCTCCACAGGCGTTTCACCTCTCCGCCGGCCCGGCGGCGAGGGTATCGCCGATCACGCGAGCAGCGGCTTGGCCATCGCCGCTGCCGGACACGTTGCCGAATCGCGCCCCGCCGCGCCGGGTTTCCCCCCCCCGCCCGAGGGCGGGGGTATCCACGCTCAAGGAGATTTGATGAACTCCTCTCCCAACTTCGAACACGAATCCTTCGCGCAGCGGCATCGCGGGGGAATGCTGCTCGAGAGGCACGGCCTCGACCTTTACCTGCATCCCTTCCTGGGATTCACCCTCGCTCCGGGCCACCGTTCGGCCGTGCTCAACACCGACGAGGAGGGCTTCCGCCTCTCCGACTCGCCGTTCGGCACGGTCGACAGCGCCACCTGGCTCTCCGCCGACGGAGGCGGCCTCGTGCTCGGCAACTCGGTGGCCATCGGCCTCGCGGCCAGCTCCGACAGCGCCACCCCGGCGTCGCGTCTCGCTTTCCTGACCGGGGTCCGGCAGCTCAACCTGGGGCTCTGCGCGGCCGTCTCCCTCCAGGAGCTGGTCGCCGCCATGCCTTTCCTGCACGCCGCGTCCACCGTGGTGATCATTGGCGGGGGGCCCGACTTCGTCAATCTGGTGGGGTCGCTGACCCCGGACACCCTGTTCGGCACCGTGTCCTACGAGCGCACGTTCGCCGAGCTGGGGGAGATCCCGCTGTTCGACCTCGCGACGCTCGCCTCGGGCAAGTCCCTCCCCGACCTCGAGGCCTACCGCCGCACGCACCGGAAACCCGCCGCATGGGACCTCGCCGACACCCTGCCCCGGATGGAGGAGGCCGCCCGCAGGCGCCTGCGGGACCTCGCGTTCCTGTCCCGGGCGGCGGGCGAGGGGACCCGGATCCTCTTCTGCCTCCAGCCGTTCGCGAGCTCCCGCACGCGCGCGATCACCCCGGAGGAGAGGGAGCGCTACGACTTCGACGCCCCCGTTTTCGGCATCCTGCACAGCGCCATCGAGAGGAACTGGGACGCCTACGCCGACCGGCTCGCCGAGGGCTGCGCCGGCCTGGGGGTGTCCTTCCTGAATCTGGCCGCGGACCGGTTCACGGGAGACTCCTTCGCCGACACCGTGCACTTCACGGACGGAGGCAACCTGCAGGCCGCGGAGATGATCCACCAGGCTCTCGCGGGGGCGCCGGCCGCCGGGAGCGTGCCGCGCCCGCTGTGAGAGCCGCCGCTCCGTCGGAGCCCGTCGATCGGCGGCCGCTCGATCGCCCAGACGGCACGGCACGAGTCAGATCCGAGTCGCGCCTCCTCGAAGTCGCACCTCCTCGAAAAGGAAGAACAATGTCCCAAGCGGCAACGACCCGGTACGAGCGGCTCCAGCAGCTGCGCGACATCCTCACCGACGTTCTCGACCTCGAACCAGGCGAGCTCACGGAGACCAGCAATTTCGTGAACGACCACGGCGCCGACTCGTTGCTGGCCATCGACATCATCGCCAGCATCGAGCGGGACATGGGCGTGCACATCCCCAGCGAGGCCCTCCCCGAGATGATCAACCTGAACGCCGTCCTCGGCCTCGTGACGCGCTACGCGAAAGAGGCGGACCTCGATGCCTGAAGGGGCCCCGCGCCGCGTGGTGGTGACCGGGCTGGGGGCGGTGAGCAGCCTCGGCACGGGAGCCCGTACCTTCGCCAAGGCCATCCGCGAGGGGCGCAGCGGCGTGTCGCCCATCCGGAGCTTCGACGCCAGCGGGTTCCCCTACACCTTCGCGGGCGAGGTGCACGACTTCGAGCCGGAGCGGCTGCTGCGCAGGCTGCGCGTCGACGAGTGGGGGCGCAGCAGCCTCTTCGCCGCCTCGGCCGCGCGGCTGGCGCTGATGGACGCCGACATCGACCCCGGCCAGGTCGCGGCCGCCCGCGCCGGCTCCGCGATGGGGACCACCCTCGGCGAGTCGGCGGTCATCGAGGCGCTCACGAGCCAGTGGGTCCACGGAGGCCTGAAGGATCTCGACCCGGCGCTGGTGCGCCAGGCCCCGGCCGGCCGGATCGCCACGGCGGTCAACGCGGAGCTCGGGCTCACCGGAGAGGCCCACACCATCGCGACAGCCTGCTCGGCGAGCAACTACACGCTGGGCTACGCCTACGACATGGTCCGGACCGGAGAGGCCGAGTTCATGATCAGCGGCGGGGCCGACTCCGTCAACCGGTGGGAGCACGCCGGCTTCTACCGGCTCGGCGCCCTGGCCGAGTCGGTGTGCCGGCCCTTCGACACCCACCGCTCGGGAATCCTGACCGCCGAAGGCGGTGTGGCGCTGTTCCTGGAGCCGCTGGAGGGCGCGGTGGCCCGCGGGGCGCGGATCTACGCCGAGGTGCTCGGATACGGCGTCAACTGCGACGCCAAGCACCCGGTCGCGCCCGACCCGACCAGCATCGCCGAGTGCATCCGAGCCGCACACCGCAACGCCGGCGTGCGCCCGGAGGACATCGACTACATCTGCGCGCACGGCACGGGGACCCCGACCAACGACGCCACCGAGGTCAAGGCGGTGCGGGAGGTGTTCGGTGACGAGCTGCCGCCGATCAGCTCGATAAAATCCATGATCGGCCACACGATGGGCGCCGCCAGCGGCTTCGGCGCGCTGATCTGCTGCATGGCGCTGCACGACGGCTTCCTGCCGCCCACGGCCAACGTGACGGAGACCGATCCGGCGCTGGGCCCTGGCGTGGACTGCGTCCCGGGCACGGGACGCGCGGCGTCGCCGCGGATCGTGCAGAACCACGGGTTCGCCTTCGGCGGCAACAACGCGATCACGATCCTGGGGAGAGCCGCGTGACGACCATGACGACCGTCGCCCCGCTCGTGATCACCGGCTGCGGGGTGGTCTCTCCCGCGGGTGTCGGCCTGGAGCCGCTCGCCGGCGCGATGAGCGGGGGCGGGTGCGAGGAGGCCGATCTGGAGGCGATCGGCGGGGAGTTCCCGCCCATGCCGCTGGCCGCGACGCCGGACCTCCGGCCGGAGGAGTACCTGGGCAGGAAGGGGATCCGGTCCCTGGACCGGACCACGCAGCTGGCTCTGGTGGCGAGCAACCGGGCGCTGGCGG comes from Streptosporangium roseum DSM 43021 and encodes:
- a CDS encoding ABC transporter permease, with the protein product MTSVTAAGRRRAGLVTGTFLVARRAVLTFLRTPQLVIVGTVQLVGFLVTFRYVFGGAFGTSRGLPYVDFAVPGFIAAGVPFTLIGTAVVMAEDLQRGFVDRLRSLPFPSAAVLTGRVLADSVVLTWSLAVATLVGFAIGFRLHGSIPQGLAAFGLCLVFGLAFSWVFITLGLVAGNGQAAQGMAMLVFPLTFGSSAYVPVETMPGWLRAFADNQPVTWMANAVRALTLGDRSRDFLGHSAAYYVTHSLIWAAGIMIVFSALAVACFRRS
- a CDS encoding SDR family NAD(P)-dependent oxidoreductase, producing the protein MEFDLSGKKAVVTGAGAGIGLAVVQALASAGADVFGGARTITPELLAATPHVFEVDLVTPKGPQLLVDRALAEFGGVDILVNNVGGGVKLASGFLDIDDDVWQHAFELNVFTTIRATRAALPSLIERNGAIVNIGSMNASMVDPRLAHYSAAKAALANIGKALSAEFSSLGVRVNTISPGPVRTRLWTNPEIARRAGLSPEEFLASVPKMAGLSTGKIIEPDEVAALVVLLASGKVRSITGSDYTIDAGMAPPAHYNRPA
- a CDS encoding SchA/CurD-like domain-containing protein, translating into MPFVAITYDIKGGNEDRVAEVFSNFQRPRSAVVPGADGGQAGRILATAVFIRDSLLVRFIEFEGDLDAVARHMAAQPGVQEVERKLRPYLNSPRDTTTVEGFVRTFKSSMLRCVTQLSVPRQLA
- a CDS encoding cytochrome P450, giving the protein MNTRSPIPYPFQWTPPMEVPDGLRGLREKALVEVRLPSGDTAVMVTRYKDVRRLFADERLSKNIARPGVARISADNELFVDPEIDADPPDHTRMRGLVTKAFTARRIELLRPFAQAITDDLMEKMAEGRGPVDLNEALAFPLPILVICKLLGIPPEDRNKFRRLVDGFLSVTKLPPEEVEECRKGLWDYLVELIAAKRADPEDDLIGALIKARDEDDNRLSEHELHFWTQSLLIAGYVTTASQIGTGTAVLLHRRDLVEEIRADYSLVPSAVEELLRTQIMGSSIGTLRYALTDIELSDGTTIKSGSSVLLSEESANMDESVFTDPFTLDIRRKENHHMTFGAGIHYCVGAALARMELQVATESLLRRFPGIRLAVPADDMPRGLGGFMEGFSEIPVTW
- a CDS encoding SDR family oxidoreductase encodes the protein MTYGDAAAERRTALVTGANRGIGRAVAAELYGRGLRVVVTARNADEARAAAAGIGPGARSHELDITDPDGAARLSKETGPVDVLVCNAGVLLDAGTDPLSAPLELVEQTLRVNLLGSWRVAQAFVPPMVGRGWGRVVLVSSGTTAEFGGALFTGAPGYSISKSALNGLTTMLAAQTAGSGVLVNAVNPGRVRTRMMPTQQTTPEEAARFIADVATLPADGPTGQFLTERRGQG
- a CDS encoding acyl carrier protein, with the translated sequence MSQAATTRYERLQQLRDILTDVLDLEPGELTETSNFVNDHGADSLLAIDIIASIERDMGVHIPSEALPEMINLNAVLGLVTRYAKEADLDA
- a CDS encoding nucleotide disphospho-sugar-binding domain-containing protein; protein product: MRILFTAWAWPSHLYAMVPVAWACRAAGHEVLVASQPELTDAISRTGLPGASVGRDVDAVATFRDIALPPPGRQPGAGGPRVLGLLTALAEAMVDDLVELGRSWRADLIVFEPTAFAGPLAAAALGIPAVRHLYGTDLMSVVGRFLPDALGPLSGKLGLDTVDPFGVATVDPCPAGLQVPLGSRRLPVRYVPYNGPGMLPPELPAPSGRPRVCVTWGTTLSRVDPGLFLAGQAVRAISALEVDVVVAVTPGQRALLGPLPPEVRVAESAPLHLLLPTCDAVVAHGGAGTLLTAVAHGLPQLLLPRLPDHVRHAGRLAEAGAGTVLAAPVEDPAAIGDRLAELLATPAYRAAAEELRQEMRGQPSPARVVRELELLATGAARP
- a CDS encoding daunorubicin resistance protein DrrA family ABC transporter ATP-binding protein encodes the protein MAELTIEARGLVKRFGRKTALDGLDLAVEPGQVVAVLGPNGAGKTTFVRAVATLLRLDGGTLRVAGFDVRREPEEVRRAIGLAGQYASVEPAMTGRENLEMVARLYGQPARTARTSAARVLERFGLAGDADRLARTYSGGMRRKLDLGASLVSTPRLLLLDEPTTGLDPRSRIELWDAIDGLVEQGTDVLLTTQYLDEAERLAGHIVIIDHGRAVASGPPAELKRRVGGNVLEVHVRDRADLAAVAAALAHPGHAAPQVDEATRRVSVGAGDGDAVGGLLAGLRAVEDTGVELSGVSVRQPGLEEVFLALTGQDAVDGTLGARGEAMR
- a CDS encoding FAD-dependent monooxygenase, with amino-acid sequence MTAHDETTPVLIVGGGYAGLASSLFLSHHGVRSVLVDRHPAVSIQGRARGINQRTMEIYRPLGIEARIREVGRPFDEEAGVVRCESLAGEWDWILEEDTRGALPELTACEFGMADQRSVEPILIDAARGEGADIRFGTQCVSVEADADGVTAVTEDRATGRRRTVRSDYLIAADGFRGTIGRRLGVARSGPGVTQHWVTFVVEADLSEIVRKRALFWIVVNPEIGLGSFLTTAVPDQWAISVTYDPGKESAAGFTPERCAEVARAVIGRDVAVRILDIASWEEAVGVADRFRSGRVFLAGDSAHVWPPAGAMGANAAVQDAHNLAWKLAAAINGWAADSLLDTYGAERRPVAEALADITVRRQQARFGGDPDGDDVDDVLCTLGQRYRSSAVAGAGHDTVYGDKLEQRAVPGTRAPHLRLGLDGGPIAVHDLFHDAFVLLTGSAGTAWTDAVREVAGRTSIPLRAYRVGSASAGAELIDLDGNWQSRYDLGRDGAVLVRPDGYVAWRSAAPGGDPAALLTDTLHRLLGTAG
- a CDS encoding beta-ketoacyl-[acyl-carrier-protein] synthase family protein; the encoded protein is MPEGAPRRVVVTGLGAVSSLGTGARTFAKAIREGRSGVSPIRSFDASGFPYTFAGEVHDFEPERLLRRLRVDEWGRSSLFAASAARLALMDADIDPGQVAAARAGSAMGTTLGESAVIEALTSQWVHGGLKDLDPALVRQAPAGRIATAVNAELGLTGEAHTIATACSASNYTLGYAYDMVRTGEAEFMISGGADSVNRWEHAGFYRLGALAESVCRPFDTHRSGILTAEGGVALFLEPLEGAVARGARIYAEVLGYGVNCDAKHPVAPDPTSIAECIRAAHRNAGVRPEDIDYICAHGTGTPTNDATEVKAVREVFGDELPPISSIKSMIGHTMGAASGFGALICCMALHDGFLPPTANVTETDPALGPGVDCVPGTGRAASPRIVQNHGFAFGGNNAITILGRAA